The Marinobacter qingdaonensis genome includes a region encoding these proteins:
- the tsf gene encoding translation elongation factor Ts — translation MAAITAAMVKELRERTGLGMMECKKALVEADGSVDAAIEELRKSSGLKAAKKAGRTAAEGASLIKISDDNTVAFILEVNSETDFVARDDNFMNFANEVLDVAFDKGETDVAKLMEGDLEAKREALVQKIGENITVRRVVKVEGPVVGGYVHSNNKIASVVALTAGDAEVARDIAMHAAAVNPRVGKPEDMPAEELEKEKDVIKAQPDMEGKPAEIVEKMMGGRIKKFLKENSLVEQPFVKNPDQTVGELIKANGGELVGFVRLEVGEGIEKEEVDFAAEVAAAAGTSKA, via the coding sequence ATGGCTGCAATTACCGCTGCAATGGTCAAAGAGCTGCGTGAGCGCACTGGCCTGGGCATGATGGAGTGCAAGAAGGCACTGGTTGAAGCTGACGGCAGTGTTGACGCGGCAATCGAAGAGCTGCGTAAGTCTTCCGGTCTGAAGGCCGCCAAGAAGGCTGGCCGCACCGCCGCTGAAGGCGCGTCACTGATCAAAATCTCTGACGACAACACCGTGGCGTTCATTCTGGAAGTGAACTCCGAGACTGACTTCGTTGCCCGTGACGACAACTTCATGAACTTCGCCAACGAGGTTCTGGACGTTGCTTTCGACAAGGGTGAGACCGACGTAGCCAAGCTGATGGAAGGCGATCTGGAAGCCAAGCGTGAAGCGCTGGTTCAGAAGATCGGCGAAAACATCACCGTTCGTCGCGTTGTTAAGGTTGAAGGTCCGGTTGTTGGTGGCTACGTCCACAGCAACAACAAGATCGCTTCCGTTGTTGCCCTGACTGCCGGCGACGCCGAAGTGGCTCGTGACATCGCGATGCACGCGGCCGCGGTTAACCCGCGCGTTGGCAAGCCGGAAGACATGCCGGCCGAAGAGCTGGAAAAAGAGAAGGACGTGATCAAGGCCCAGCCGGACATGGAAGGCAAGCCTGCCGAGATCGTCGAGAAGATGATGGGCGGCCGGATCAAGAAGTTCCTCAAGGAAAACAGCCTGGTCGAGCAGCCTTTCGTCAAGAACCCGGACCAGACCGTGGGCGAGCTGATCAAAGCCAACGGTGGTGAGCTGGTCGGTTTCGTTCGCCTGGAAGTGGGCGAAGGCATCGAGAAAGAAGAAGTCGACTTTGCTGCTGAAGTTGCTGCTGCAGCTGGTACCAGCAAGGCCTGA
- the rpsB gene encoding 30S ribosomal protein S2, producing the protein MAQVNMRDLLKAGAHFGHQTRYWNPKMSKFIFGARNKIHIINLEQTVPAMNEALNFVQQLAENKNKILFVGTKRAAAKIIKEEAERAGQPFVNHRWLGGMLTNYKTIRQSIRRYRDLEAQSKDGTFDKLTKKEALDRTREMDRLERSIGGIKDMGGLPDAMFVIDVDHERIAIKEANKLGIPVIGVVDTNSDPDGVDYVIPGNDDAIRAIQIYVKAVADTCMEAAQSGGAGTDEFVEVSEDAEGAAPAAE; encoded by the coding sequence ATGGCTCAGGTAAATATGCGTGACCTGCTGAAGGCAGGTGCTCACTTCGGTCACCAGACTCGCTACTGGAACCCAAAGATGTCGAAGTTCATCTTCGGCGCCCGCAACAAGATTCATATCATCAACCTGGAGCAGACTGTTCCTGCCATGAACGAAGCCCTGAACTTCGTTCAGCAGCTGGCAGAGAACAAGAACAAGATCCTGTTCGTCGGCACCAAGCGTGCTGCGGCCAAGATCATCAAGGAAGAAGCAGAGCGCGCTGGCCAGCCGTTCGTTAACCATCGCTGGCTCGGCGGCATGCTGACCAACTACAAGACCATCCGTCAGTCCATCCGTCGCTACCGTGATCTGGAAGCCCAGAGCAAAGACGGTACTTTCGACAAGCTGACCAAGAAAGAAGCCCTGGATCGCACCCGCGAAATGGACCGCCTCGAGCGCTCCATCGGCGGTATCAAGGACATGGGTGGTCTGCCGGACGCCATGTTCGTGATCGACGTGGATCACGAGCGTATCGCGATCAAAGAAGCCAACAAGCTGGGCATCCCGGTTATCGGTGTGGTTGATACCAACAGCGATCCGGACGGCGTTGATTACGTGATTCCGGGCAACGACGATGCCATTCGCGCTATCCAGATTTACGTGAAGGCCGTTGCTGATACCTGCATGGAAGCCGCCCAGTCTGGCGGCGCAGGCACTGACGAGTTTGTAGAAGTCAGTGAAGACGCAGAAGGCGCCGCTCCGGCCGCCGAATAA
- the map gene encoding type I methionyl aminopeptidase yields MSVSIKTPEEIEKMRVAGRLAAEVLEMIGEHIKPGISTEEIDRICHDYIVNEQKAIPAPLNYKGFPKSVCTSVNHVICHGIPSEKKVLKDGDILNIDVTVIKDEYHGDTSKMWVVGKPKPGSERLIQITQECLYKGIELVKPGTRLGDIGHVIQQHAEKHRYSVVRDYCGHGIGKVFHEEPQVMHYGKPGTGMELKEGMTFTIEPMINQGKYQTKLLPDGWTVVTKDHKLSAQWEHTILVTADGYEVLTKRSDESL; encoded by the coding sequence ATGTCAGTATCGATCAAGACCCCGGAAGAAATCGAAAAAATGCGCGTCGCCGGCCGCCTGGCCGCCGAAGTCCTCGAAATGATTGGCGAGCACATCAAGCCCGGCATCAGCACTGAGGAAATCGACCGCATCTGCCACGACTACATCGTGAACGAGCAGAAAGCGATTCCCGCGCCGCTGAACTACAAGGGCTTCCCCAAATCCGTGTGCACCTCGGTCAATCACGTGATCTGCCACGGCATCCCGTCCGAGAAGAAGGTATTGAAGGACGGCGACATACTCAACATCGACGTGACCGTCATCAAGGACGAGTACCACGGCGACACCAGCAAGATGTGGGTGGTCGGCAAACCCAAGCCCGGTTCCGAGCGACTGATCCAGATCACTCAGGAATGCCTCTATAAAGGCATCGAACTGGTCAAGCCGGGCACCCGCCTGGGCGACATCGGGCATGTCATCCAGCAGCACGCGGAAAAGCACCGTTATTCGGTGGTGCGCGACTACTGCGGCCACGGCATCGGCAAGGTGTTTCACGAGGAGCCCCAGGTGATGCACTACGGCAAGCCCGGTACCGGAATGGAATTGAAGGAAGGCATGACCTTCACCATCGAGCCCATGATCAACCAGGGCAAGTACCAGACCAAGCTGCTGCCCGATGGCTGGACCGTGGTCACCAAGGACCACAAACTGTCTGCCCAATGGGAACACACCATCCTGGTGACGGCGGACGGCTATGAGGTGCTCACCAAGCGTTCGGACGAGTCCCTGTAA
- a CDS encoding [protein-PII] uridylyltransferase: protein MDLSALESRISNAPSPVPAARELLRARYNADAEAFRQGADVRALVHARADTVDSVLRLIWNRYPFSDSPDIALIAVGGYGRGELHPHSDIDLLILTRAGVDASWEEDLGAFITLLWDLKLDIGHSVRSIEDCKAAAREDITILTNVLETRTIAGPDELRDELSEQVYSDNVSTDRDYFIAKREEQRERHEKYGDTEYNLEPNVKGSPGALRDIQTIGWITKRHFGLQNIADLTRFSILTEEEHQILFQGETFLWQLRYGLQLLADRNENRLLFDHQRALAQMLGYKDEGKRLGVELMMQSYYRTVLALAELTDVILQYYDEAILGTGTADDIQPLNKRFQMRNRYIEAVNNQVFAYAPYAIMEIFVLMAQHPEIKGIRATTIRSLRAHRHLVDDAFRTDLAVTTLFMELLRTPHALDQTLSAMKKYNVLGRYLPEFGQIIGQMQHDLFHIYTVDAHTMRVIRNMARLDSAEARTEYPLASRLIHRLPKLETLFIAGLYHDVAKGRGGDHSELGAIDAEAFCQRHHLSERDTKLISWLVENHLLMSMTAQRKDISDPDIIHDFARSIPSQAHLDYLYVLTVCDISATNPKLWNTWRASLLRQLYIEAKRALRRGTEAPINRSEWVRATQSEAREILYAQNMTDEQIDRIWDTVDEDYFLQDSTVDIAWQTAAIIRHGDNPDPLVLIRDTRGGPTDGYSQIIIYMKDRVALFAATTAVLEQLNLNIVDARISSSEGPYSISSYVVLDERGQPLGTDPARKERVRKRLIEELDDPEDYPDIIHRRTPRQLKHFAFPTEVTFSNDTVNQRTVMEVITPDRPGLLARIGQVLLDHRVRLTNAKIATLGERVEDVFFVTDEQGEPLRDPTVCHELQQDLCDMLDDIQ, encoded by the coding sequence GTGGACCTGAGCGCGCTGGAATCCCGCATCAGCAACGCCCCTTCGCCGGTCCCGGCGGCTCGGGAGCTGTTGCGGGCACGCTACAACGCGGACGCCGAGGCCTTTCGCCAGGGGGCGGATGTGCGCGCCCTGGTCCACGCCCGGGCCGACACCGTCGACAGCGTGCTTAGACTGATCTGGAACCGCTACCCTTTCTCTGATTCCCCCGACATTGCCCTGATTGCCGTCGGCGGCTATGGCCGGGGCGAGCTGCATCCGCACTCCGACATCGACTTGCTGATTCTCACCCGCGCCGGCGTCGACGCCAGCTGGGAAGAAGACCTGGGCGCGTTCATCACGCTGCTGTGGGACCTCAAGCTGGACATTGGCCACAGCGTGCGCAGCATCGAAGACTGCAAGGCCGCCGCCCGCGAAGACATCACCATCCTGACCAACGTACTGGAGACCCGGACCATCGCCGGCCCGGACGAACTGCGGGACGAATTGAGCGAGCAGGTCTACTCGGACAACGTCAGCACCGACCGCGACTACTTCATTGCCAAGCGGGAAGAACAGCGCGAACGCCACGAAAAATACGGCGACACCGAGTACAACCTCGAGCCCAACGTGAAAGGGTCGCCGGGGGCGCTGCGGGACATCCAGACCATCGGCTGGATCACCAAGCGGCATTTCGGTCTGCAGAACATCGCCGACCTGACCCGTTTCAGCATCCTGACCGAGGAAGAGCACCAGATCCTGTTCCAGGGCGAAACCTTCCTCTGGCAACTGAGGTACGGCCTGCAACTGCTGGCCGACCGCAACGAGAACCGCCTGCTGTTCGACCACCAGCGCGCCCTGGCCCAGATGCTCGGCTACAAGGACGAAGGCAAGCGCCTCGGTGTCGAGCTGATGATGCAGTCCTACTACCGGACCGTGCTGGCCCTGGCCGAACTCACCGATGTGATCCTGCAGTACTACGACGAGGCGATCCTCGGCACCGGCACCGCGGACGACATCCAGCCGCTGAACAAGCGCTTCCAGATGCGCAACCGGTACATCGAGGCGGTGAACAACCAGGTCTTCGCCTACGCACCCTACGCCATCATGGAAATCTTCGTGCTGATGGCCCAGCACCCGGAGATCAAGGGCATCCGGGCGACCACCATCCGGTCCCTGCGGGCGCACCGGCACCTGGTGGACGACGCCTTCCGCACCGACCTGGCCGTGACCACCCTGTTCATGGAGCTGCTGCGCACGCCCCACGCGCTGGACCAGACCCTGTCCGCCATGAAGAAGTACAACGTGCTGGGGCGCTACCTGCCGGAATTCGGCCAGATCATCGGCCAGATGCAGCACGACCTGTTCCACATCTACACCGTGGACGCCCACACCATGCGGGTGATCCGCAACATGGCGCGACTCGACAGCGCCGAGGCGCGCACCGAGTACCCGCTGGCGTCCCGACTGATCCACCGACTGCCGAAGCTGGAGACCCTGTTCATTGCCGGTCTCTACCACGACGTCGCCAAGGGTCGGGGCGGCGACCATTCCGAACTGGGCGCCATCGACGCCGAGGCTTTTTGCCAGCGGCACCACCTGAGCGAACGTGACACCAAGCTGATTTCCTGGCTGGTGGAGAACCACCTGCTGATGTCCATGACCGCGCAGCGCAAGGACATCTCGGACCCGGACATCATCCACGATTTCGCCCGCTCCATTCCCAGTCAGGCGCACCTGGATTATCTGTACGTGCTGACGGTCTGCGACATCAGCGCCACCAACCCGAAACTGTGGAACACCTGGCGGGCGTCGCTGCTGCGCCAGCTCTACATTGAGGCCAAGCGGGCCCTGCGGCGAGGCACCGAGGCACCGATCAATCGCAGTGAATGGGTCCGGGCGACCCAGTCCGAGGCCCGGGAAATCCTGTACGCCCAGAACATGACCGACGAACAGATCGACCGCATCTGGGACACGGTGGATGAGGATTACTTCCTGCAGGATTCCACGGTGGACATCGCCTGGCAGACCGCCGCCATCATCCGGCACGGGGACAATCCCGACCCGTTGGTACTGATTCGCGACACCCGGGGCGGCCCCACCGACGGTTACTCCCAGATCATCATTTACATGAAGGATCGGGTCGCGCTGTTCGCCGCCACCACCGCGGTACTGGAACAACTGAACCTGAACATCGTGGACGCCCGAATCTCCTCCAGCGAAGGCCCCTACTCGATCAGCTCCTACGTGGTGCTGGACGAGCGTGGACAGCCTCTGGGCACGGACCCGGCGCGCAAGGAACGGGTGCGCAAGCGGCTGATCGAGGAGCTGGACGACCCCGAGGACTACCCGGACATCATTCACCGCCGCACGCCACGACAACTGAAACACTTTGCCTTCCCGACCGAGGTGACCTTTTCCAACGACACGGTCAACCAACGCACGGTCATGGAAGTCATCACGCCGGACCGACCGGGCCTGCTGGCCCGCATCGGTCAGGTTCTGCTGGACCATCGGGTGCGCCTGACCAACGCCAAGATCGCTACCCTGGGCGAGCGCGTTGAAGACGTGTTCTTCGTCACCGACGAACAGGGCGAGCCCCTGCGCGACCCCACGGTGTGCCACGAACTGCAGCAAGACCTCTGCGACATGCTGGACGATATTCAATGA
- the dapC gene encoding succinyldiaminopimelate transaminase yields the protein MNPNLDKLHPYPFEKLAKLKAGIEPPAQLRPISLGIGEPKHPSPAFVKQVIADNLDKLANYPTTKGSEELRQAISEWATRRFDLAPGSLTAAEHIVPVNGTREGIFSLVQSVVASHGAAKVVSPNPFYQVYEGAALLAGATPVYLPCDGSSGFIPDFEAVPEAVWQDCQILFLCSPGNPSGTVIPRDTLTRVIELADRHDFIVASDECYSELYPNEDQPPEGLLQACAAMGRDDFARCVVFHSLSKRSNLPGLRSGFVAGDAAILKGYLKYRTYHGCAMPLHNQLASIAAWQDEDHVRENRAAYRAKFEAVVPILREVMDVDFPDAGFYLWPVTPMDDETFARELSAQQNVHVLPGRYLSRTVDGHNPGENRVRMALVAPLEECVEAANRIVEFVKANTP from the coding sequence ATGAATCCCAATCTGGACAAGCTACACCCCTACCCGTTCGAGAAACTGGCAAAACTCAAGGCAGGCATCGAGCCACCGGCGCAGCTGCGACCGATCTCCCTGGGCATCGGCGAACCCAAGCACCCGTCGCCGGCGTTCGTGAAGCAGGTGATTGCCGACAACCTGGACAAGCTGGCCAACTACCCCACCACCAAGGGTTCGGAGGAGCTGCGCCAGGCCATCAGTGAGTGGGCAACCCGGCGCTTTGACCTGGCCCCTGGCTCGCTGACCGCCGCCGAGCACATTGTGCCGGTCAACGGTACCCGGGAAGGCATTTTCTCCCTGGTGCAATCGGTGGTGGCCAGCCATGGCGCCGCGAAGGTGGTCAGCCCGAACCCGTTTTACCAGGTCTACGAAGGCGCCGCCCTGCTCGCCGGCGCCACCCCGGTGTATCTGCCCTGCGACGGCTCAAGCGGGTTTATTCCGGATTTCGAGGCGGTGCCTGAAGCGGTCTGGCAGGACTGCCAGATCCTGTTCCTGTGTTCGCCCGGTAACCCCAGCGGCACGGTGATTCCCCGGGACACCCTGACCAGGGTGATTGAACTGGCCGACCGCCACGACTTTATCGTGGCGTCCGACGAGTGCTACTCGGAGCTCTACCCGAATGAGGACCAGCCACCGGAAGGCCTGCTGCAGGCCTGCGCCGCCATGGGCCGGGACGACTTCGCCCGCTGCGTGGTGTTTCACAGCCTGTCCAAGCGCAGCAACCTGCCCGGTCTGCGCTCGGGGTTTGTCGCCGGCGACGCCGCCATCCTGAAAGGTTACCTGAAGTACCGGACCTACCACGGCTGCGCCATGCCGCTGCACAACCAGCTGGCCAGCATCGCCGCCTGGCAGGACGAGGACCATGTCCGGGAAAACCGCGCCGCCTACCGCGCCAAGTTCGAGGCGGTGGTCCCCATCTTGCGGGAAGTGATGGATGTGGATTTCCCCGATGCCGGCTTCTACCTCTGGCCGGTCACCCCCATGGACGACGAGACCTTTGCCCGTGAGCTGTCGGCTCAACAGAACGTGCACGTTCTCCCGGGCCGCTACCTGTCACGCACGGTCGATGGCCACAACCCGGGAGAAAACCGGGTGCGCATGGCCCTGGTGGCACCGCTGGAGGAATGCGTGGAGGCGGCCAACCGCATTGTTGAATTTGTGAAGGCGAATACCCCATGA
- a CDS encoding ArsC family reductase: MKLYGIRNCDTVKKARKWLEEQGIAHDFHDFKKDGLDASLLQRWEQAVGWETLLNRRGTTWRKLPDEVRDTISAQSAHELMLENPSIIKRPVVEHGDNVSVGFKADDWAKQFSNA, translated from the coding sequence ATGAAACTGTACGGCATCCGAAACTGCGACACCGTGAAGAAGGCGCGAAAGTGGCTCGAGGAACAGGGCATCGCCCACGACTTTCACGACTTCAAAAAAGACGGCCTCGACGCCTCCCTGCTCCAGCGCTGGGAACAGGCAGTGGGCTGGGAGACCCTGCTGAACCGGCGCGGCACCACCTGGCGCAAACTTCCGGACGAGGTTCGTGATACCATTAGCGCCCAATCCGCCCACGAGCTCATGCTGGAGAACCCATCGATCATCAAGCGACCGGTGGTGGAGCATGGCGACAACGTTTCCGTCGGCTTCAAGGCCGACGACTGGGCCAAACAGTTTTCCAACGCTTAA
- the dapD gene encoding 2,3,4,5-tetrahydropyridine-2,6-dicarboxylate N-succinyltransferase, producing the protein MSFAFGIGIGTQNNQGEWLEVFYQQPVMTPDNTLMEVVQNALNYQGGNQAISATTEQLDKLAHALRQAGQNEQAILAEKAASSKRPVVVTILDNDDTASSTPEVYLKLHLISHRLAKPHGLKLDGIFGLLPNLAWTSEGAIDLNELPERQLQARLEGRTLEVKSVDKFPQMTDYVVPKGVRIADTARVRLGAYVGEGTTVMHEGFINFNAGTEGTSMIEGRISAGVMIGKGSDLGGGCSTMGTLSGGGNIIIAVGENCLIGANAGIGIPLGDRCKVEAGLYITAGTKVALLDDNNELVEVIKARDLANQPDLLFRRNSQTGAVECKTNKSAIELNEELHANN; encoded by the coding sequence ATGAGCTTTGCATTCGGTATCGGCATCGGCACCCAGAACAACCAGGGCGAATGGCTGGAAGTGTTCTACCAGCAGCCGGTCATGACGCCTGACAACACCCTGATGGAAGTCGTCCAGAACGCGCTCAACTACCAGGGTGGCAACCAGGCGATCAGCGCCACCACCGAACAGCTCGACAAGCTGGCCCACGCCCTGCGTCAGGCTGGCCAGAACGAGCAGGCGATCCTGGCCGAGAAAGCCGCCAGCAGCAAGCGTCCCGTGGTGGTGACCATCCTGGATAACGACGACACCGCATCCAGCACCCCTGAGGTCTACCTCAAGCTGCACCTGATCTCCCACCGTCTGGCCAAGCCCCACGGCCTGAAGCTCGACGGCATCTTCGGCCTGCTGCCCAACCTGGCGTGGACCAGCGAGGGCGCCATCGACCTGAACGAGCTGCCGGAGCGCCAGCTCCAGGCCCGCCTGGAAGGCCGCACCCTGGAAGTGAAATCCGTGGACAAGTTCCCGCAGATGACCGACTACGTCGTGCCCAAGGGCGTACGTATCGCCGACACCGCCCGTGTTCGCCTGGGCGCCTACGTGGGCGAAGGCACCACCGTCATGCACGAAGGCTTCATCAACTTCAACGCCGGTACCGAAGGCACCAGCATGATTGAAGGCCGCATTTCCGCCGGCGTGATGATTGGCAAGGGCTCGGACCTGGGCGGCGGCTGCTCCACCATGGGTACCCTGTCTGGTGGCGGCAACATCATCATCGCCGTGGGCGAGAACTGCCTGATCGGCGCCAACGCCGGCATCGGCATCCCGCTGGGTGACCGCTGCAAGGTTGAAGCCGGCCTGTATATCACCGCCGGCACCAAGGTGGCGCTGCTGGACGACAACAACGAGCTGGTGGAAGTCATCAAGGCCCGGGACCTGGCCAACCAGCCCGACCTGCTGTTCCGCCGCAACAGCCAGACCGGTGCTGTCGAGTGCAAAACCAACAAGTCCGCCATCGAGCTGAACGAAGAGCTGCATGCAAACAACTGA
- the dapE gene encoding succinyl-diaminopimelate desuccinylase: MQTTESKTLELAIDLIRRQSVTPDDAGCQALMMSRLEPLGFSGEHLRFGDTDNLWARKGSEGPVLAFAGHTDVVPTGPEKNWAHPPFDPVVKDGYLLGRGAADMKGSLAAFVTACERFVTAHPNHRGSIALLITSDEEGPAQDGTVKVVETLEARNEKIDWCLIGEPSSTHEVGDVIKNGRRGSLHGYLTVHGVQGHVAYPHLAENPVHTAAPALDALAKEFWDNGNDFFPPTTFQITKIEAGTGSNIIPGECLVHFNFRYCTENTAESLEERVVAILDGHGLKYDLQWHLSGRPFLTDRGALVSASQNAIRSVTGRETELSTSGGTSDGRFIAPTGAQVVELGPINATIHKVDECVKAEDLDTLSSIYEQILVELLA; this comes from the coding sequence ATGCAAACAACTGAGTCGAAAACCCTTGAGCTGGCCATTGACCTGATCCGCCGGCAATCCGTCACACCGGACGATGCCGGCTGCCAGGCGCTGATGATGTCGCGGCTGGAGCCACTGGGATTTTCAGGTGAGCACCTGCGTTTCGGTGACACCGACAACCTCTGGGCCCGCAAGGGCTCCGAGGGCCCGGTGCTGGCGTTCGCCGGTCACACCGACGTGGTGCCCACCGGTCCGGAGAAGAACTGGGCCCACCCGCCGTTCGATCCCGTGGTGAAGGATGGCTATCTGCTCGGACGCGGTGCCGCCGACATGAAAGGCAGCCTGGCCGCCTTTGTCACGGCCTGCGAGCGCTTCGTCACCGCCCACCCGAACCATCGCGGCTCGATTGCGCTGCTGATCACCAGCGATGAGGAAGGTCCGGCCCAGGACGGCACCGTCAAGGTCGTGGAAACCCTCGAGGCCAGAAACGAGAAGATCGACTGGTGCCTGATAGGCGAGCCGTCCAGCACCCACGAAGTGGGTGATGTCATCAAGAATGGCCGTCGGGGCTCGCTGCACGGCTACCTGACCGTGCACGGGGTGCAGGGGCATGTGGCCTATCCGCACCTGGCGGAGAACCCGGTGCACACGGCGGCACCAGCGCTGGATGCCCTGGCCAAGGAGTTCTGGGACAACGGCAACGACTTTTTCCCGCCGACCACCTTCCAGATCACCAAGATCGAGGCCGGCACCGGCAGCAACATCATCCCCGGGGAATGCCTGGTGCATTTCAATTTCCGCTACTGCACCGAAAATACCGCAGAGAGCCTGGAAGAGCGGGTGGTGGCGATCCTGGATGGGCACGGACTGAAGTACGATCTGCAGTGGCACCTGAGTGGCCGACCGTTCCTGACCGACCGGGGTGCGCTGGTGTCCGCCAGTCAGAACGCCATTCGCTCGGTGACTGGCCGGGAAACCGAGCTGTCCACCTCCGGTGGCACCTCCGATGGCCGCTTCATCGCACCGACCGGAGCCCAGGTGGTGGAACTCGGACCGATCAATGCCACCATTCACAAGGTGGATGAGTGCGTGAAGGCCGAGGACCTAGACACCCTGTCCAGCATCTACGAGCAGATCCTGGTCGAGCTGCTGGCCTGA
- a CDS encoding SlyX family protein produces MSEKDLEARLDELETRLAFQDDLINTLSEQVARQELELRELWDAKQLLHKQLKEVSPSNIKREEEETPPPHY; encoded by the coding sequence ATGAGCGAGAAAGATCTCGAAGCACGACTCGATGAATTGGAGACGCGACTGGCGTTTCAGGATGACCTCATCAATACCCTGAGCGAGCAGGTGGCGAGGCAGGAACTGGAGCTTCGGGAGTTGTGGGACGCTAAGCAGTTGCTGCACAAGCAGCTGAAAGAGGTGTCGCCCTCCAACATCAAGCGCGAGGAAGAGGAAACACCCCCTCCCCACTACTGA
- a CDS encoding cold shock domain-containing protein — protein MRNPAKAILVAVLIAIPAPFVLGFLLVSFTPELFQILSQSETSELANSTTFILGSAQGITAYVLALVIFALAGFLAIALSAKQKTAQRTPARSGGRSQPRAQSDNDDSDYDDDSPEGDEEGTVKWFNVKKGFGFIVRDSGDEVFVHFRAIRGRGRRVLRQGQLVRFNVVEADKGLQADNVSILSD, from the coding sequence ATGCGTAATCCAGCCAAAGCGATCCTTGTTGCTGTCCTGATCGCTATTCCCGCACCGTTTGTTCTCGGCTTCCTGCTGGTGTCCTTTACTCCGGAACTGTTCCAGATCCTGTCCCAATCCGAGACCAGTGAACTGGCCAACAGCACCACCTTTATTTTGGGCAGCGCCCAGGGTATTACCGCTTACGTCCTGGCCCTGGTGATTTTTGCCCTGGCCGGCTTTCTGGCCATCGCTCTGTCGGCGAAACAGAAAACGGCACAGCGGACTCCGGCGCGTTCCGGTGGTCGCTCCCAGCCCCGGGCCCAGAGCGATAATGATGACAGCGACTACGACGATGACAGCCCCGAAGGCGACGAAGAAGGTACCGTGAAGTGGTTTAACGTGAAGAAAGGCTTCGGCTTTATCGTCCGTGACAGCGGCGACGAGGTGTTCGTCCACTTCCGCGCCATTCGCGGTCGTGGCCGGCGGGTCCTGCGCCAGGGCCAGCTGGTGCGCTTTAACGTGGTTGAAGCGGACAAAGGCCTGCAGGCCGACAACGTGTCCATCCTGAGCGACTGA
- a CDS encoding VOC family protein, with protein MQYLHTMIRVSNLDETLHFFCDLLGMKEISRKSSDKGRFTLVFLATPEDEDRARQDKAPMIELTYNWDPEEYGGGRNFGHLAYRVDDIYALCEHLQAHGVTINRPPRDGHMAFVRSPDNISIELLQKGDALPPKEPWASMENTGTW; from the coding sequence ATGCAATATCTCCACACCATGATTCGGGTCAGCAACCTGGATGAGACGCTGCATTTCTTCTGCGACCTGCTGGGTATGAAGGAGATCAGCCGCAAAAGCAGTGACAAGGGCCGGTTTACCCTGGTCTTCCTGGCCACGCCCGAAGACGAGGACCGAGCCCGACAGGACAAGGCCCCGATGATTGAGCTGACCTACAACTGGGATCCCGAGGAATACGGCGGCGGTCGCAACTTCGGGCATCTGGCGTACCGGGTCGATGACATCTATGCCCTGTGTGAGCACCTCCAAGCCCACGGGGTCACCATCAACCGCCCGCCCCGGGACGGCCATATGGCGTTTGTCCGCAGTCCCGACAACATCTCCATTGAGCTGTTGCAGAAGGGGGATGCGCTCCCACCGAAGGAGCCCTGGGCCAGCATGGAAAACACGGGTACCTGGTAA